One stretch of Bradyrhizobium canariense DNA includes these proteins:
- a CDS encoding integration host factor subunit beta, with amino-acid sequence MIKSELVQRIAEHNPHLYQRDVENIVNAILDEIVAALARGDRVELRGFGAFSVKHRPARAGRNPRTGAHVPVDQKSVPFFKTGKEMRERLNREGGMPDAGA; translated from the coding sequence ATGATCAAATCCGAACTCGTTCAGCGCATCGCCGAGCACAACCCGCATCTCTATCAGAGGGATGTGGAGAATATTGTGAACGCGATCCTTGATGAAATCGTCGCGGCACTGGCGCGCGGGGACCGGGTTGAACTGCGTGGTTTCGGCGCATTTTCGGTGAAGCATCGCCCGGCGCGTGCGGGACGCAATCCGCGCACCGGCGCGCATGTGCCGGTGGATCAGAAGAGCGTTCCGTTTTTCAAGACGGGCAAGGAAATGCGCGAACGGCTGAACCGCGAGGGCGGTATGCCTGACGCCGGCGCCTGA
- a CDS encoding lipopolysaccharide assembly protein LapA domain-containing protein, whose protein sequence is MRKFFTALVVIPLGLIFIVFAVANHHLVTVSFDPFNSSDPSIAVRLPLFVVIIAVAIAGVVAGSCATWFRQRRWRRAARQHEADSRRAQAQLAEFQAAAVRTGSPRPFPALTQGGLYGASGRDKQGATL, encoded by the coding sequence ATGCGAAAATTCTTCACGGCCTTGGTCGTCATTCCGCTGGGCTTGATCTTCATCGTCTTCGCGGTCGCCAACCATCATCTGGTGACGGTGTCGTTCGACCCCTTCAATTCCAGCGATCCTTCGATCGCCGTTCGCCTGCCGCTGTTCGTGGTCATCATCGCGGTGGCGATCGCAGGCGTGGTGGCCGGCAGCTGCGCGACCTGGTTTCGGCAGCGGCGTTGGCGCCGCGCGGCGCGCCAGCATGAGGCCGATTCGCGGCGGGCACAGGCGCAACTGGCTGAATTTCAGGCTGCGGCGGTCCGAACCGGTAGTCCCCGGCCGTTCCCCGCATTGACGCAGGGCGGCCTTTATGGCGCCTCCGGGCGAGACAAGCAGGGCGCGACGTTGTAG
- a CDS encoding phosphoribosylanthranilate isomerase, with the protein MSLTVKICGLSTPETLDAALQAGADMVGFVFFPPSPRHISLETARDLGKQAKGRAVKVALTVDADDATLANIIETLRPDILQLHGSETVARLRDIKQTFGLQVMKAMAVETTADLAPLPGYAAAADRILFDARAPKGATRPGGLGAVFDWHVLENLDLSLPFMVSGGLNAGNVAEAVRVTRAGGVDVSSGVERAPGTKDPEMIRAFIRAARATEELSVR; encoded by the coding sequence ATGTCGCTGACTGTCAAAATTTGTGGCCTGTCCACGCCCGAGACCCTGGATGCCGCGCTGCAAGCGGGGGCGGACATGGTGGGATTCGTGTTTTTTCCGCCGTCGCCCCGCCACATCAGCCTGGAGACGGCGCGCGATCTCGGCAAGCAGGCCAAGGGCCGCGCCGTCAAAGTGGCGCTCACGGTGGATGCCGATGATGCGACGCTTGCAAACATCATCGAGACGTTGCGGCCGGATATCCTGCAGCTCCATGGCAGCGAGACCGTGGCACGGCTGCGCGACATCAAACAGACGTTTGGGCTGCAGGTCATGAAAGCCATGGCCGTCGAGACCACCGCTGATCTTGCACCGCTGCCGGGTTATGCCGCGGCCGCCGATCGCATCCTGTTCGATGCCCGCGCACCGAAAGGCGCCACGCGGCCGGGTGGCCTCGGCGCGGTGTTCGACTGGCATGTGCTGGAGAATCTCGATCTCAGCCTGCCCTTCATGGTCTCGGGCGGTCTCAATGCCGGTAATGTCGCGGAGGCCGTTCGCGTCACGCGCGCCGGCGGCGTGGACGTTTCCTCGGGTGTCGAGCGCGCGCCCGGCACCAAGGATCCCGAGATGATCCGCGCCTTCATCCGCGCCGCGCGCGCCACCGAAGAGTTAAGCGTACGATGA
- the trpB gene encoding tryptophan synthase subunit beta, whose protein sequence is MNPNLPNSFRSGPDERGHFGIFGGRFVAETLMPLILDLEKAYADAKADPAFQTEMNGYLKHYVGRPSPLYLAERLTEHLGGAKIYFKREELNHTGSHKVNNVLGQIMVARRMGKKRIIAETGAGQHGVATATLCARFGLDCVVYMGAVDVERQQPNVIRMEMLGAKVIPVQSGSRTLKDAMNEALRDWVTNVHNTFYCIGTVAGPHPYPMMVRDFQSVIGSETRVQMQEAEGRLPDSLIACIGGGSNAMGLFHPFLDDPGIEIFGVEAAGHGLTQLHAASIAGGRPGVLHGNRTYLLMDDDGQIQDAHSISAGLDYPGIGPEHSWLHETGRVTYLSATDNEALAAFQLLSRLEGIIPALEPAHAIAKVMELAPKRPRDHLMVVNLSGRGDKDVPQVGDILRGRKT, encoded by the coding sequence ATGAATCCAAACCTGCCCAATTCCTTCCGCAGCGGACCCGACGAGCGCGGGCATTTCGGTATTTTCGGCGGCCGCTTCGTCGCGGAAACGCTGATGCCGCTGATCCTCGATCTAGAGAAAGCCTACGCCGACGCCAAGGCGGATCCGGCGTTCCAGACGGAAATGAACGGCTATCTCAAGCATTATGTCGGCCGGCCGTCGCCGCTCTATCTCGCCGAGCGCCTGACCGAGCACCTCGGCGGGGCCAAAATCTATTTCAAGCGCGAAGAGCTCAACCACACCGGTTCGCACAAGGTCAACAATGTGCTCGGCCAGATCATGGTGGCGCGGCGCATGGGCAAGAAGCGCATCATCGCCGAAACCGGCGCCGGCCAGCATGGTGTTGCCACCGCGACGCTGTGCGCGCGGTTCGGGCTCGATTGCGTGGTCTATATGGGCGCCGTCGATGTCGAGCGGCAGCAGCCCAACGTCATCCGCATGGAAATGCTGGGCGCCAAGGTGATCCCGGTGCAATCCGGCTCGCGCACGCTGAAGGACGCGATGAACGAGGCACTGCGAGACTGGGTCACCAACGTGCACAACACGTTCTACTGCATCGGCACCGTCGCGGGTCCGCATCCCTATCCGATGATGGTGCGCGATTTCCAGTCCGTCATCGGCAGCGAGACCCGCGTCCAGATGCAGGAGGCCGAAGGCCGTCTGCCGGATTCGCTGATCGCCTGCATCGGCGGCGGCTCCAACGCGATGGGGCTGTTTCATCCATTCCTCGATGATCCCGGCATCGAGATTTTCGGCGTTGAAGCCGCTGGCCACGGGCTCACGCAATTGCACGCGGCCTCGATCGCCGGCGGCCGGCCCGGCGTGCTGCACGGCAATCGCACCTATCTGCTGATGGACGACGACGGCCAGATCCAGGATGCGCATTCGATTTCGGCGGGGCTGGATTATCCCGGCATCGGCCCGGAGCATTCCTGGCTGCACGAAACCGGCCGGGTGACCTATCTGTCCGCGACCGACAATGAAGCCCTCGCGGCGTTTCAATTGCTGTCGCGGCTGGAAGGCATCATTCCGGCGCTGGAGCCGGCGCATGCCATCGCCAAGGTGATGGAGCTCGCGCCGAAACGGCCCAGGGATCATCTGATGGTGGTCAATCTCTCCGGCCGTGGCGACAAGGACGTGCCGCAGGTCGGCGATATCCTGCGGGGCAGGAAGACGTGA
- a CDS encoding endonuclease domain-containing protein has product MDKFKARARKLRSSQTSAESKLWQALRNRRLARWKFRSQHSIDRYVVDFLTLDGKLIVEVDGVTHAEPSELAKDTARSEVLEACGFHIVRVSNIDVYDNIEGVLEMIEGTLRPDREKRPLTRLLRSRPLPAGER; this is encoded by the coding sequence ATGGACAAGTTTAAGGCTAGAGCTCGAAAGCTTCGTTCGTCGCAAACGAGCGCCGAGTCGAAACTTTGGCAAGCGCTGCGTAATCGGCGGCTGGCACGATGGAAGTTTCGCAGCCAGCATTCTATCGATCGGTACGTCGTTGATTTCCTAACGCTGGACGGAAAGCTGATCGTCGAAGTTGACGGCGTGACGCATGCCGAACCATCGGAACTGGCAAAAGATACGGCCCGCTCCGAAGTATTGGAGGCGTGCGGCTTCCACATTGTCCGCGTCTCAAATATCGATGTATATGACAATATCGAGGGGGTCCTCGAAATGATTGAAGGCACGCTTCGGCCCGATCGAGAGAAAAGACCCCTCACCCGGCTGCTACGCAGCCGACCTCTCCCTGCCGGGGAGAGGTGA
- the trpA gene encoding tryptophan synthase subunit alpha, producing the protein MTTRIDTRFAELKKQGRSAFVTFLMAGDPDPTTSLDIIKALPKAGADIIEIGMPFTDPMADGPSIQAAGLRALKAGMTLKKTLEMVHGFRKDDNATPLVLMGYYNPIYIYGVDKFLADAKSAGVDGLIIVDLPPEEDTELCLPAMKAGLNFIRLATPTTDDKRLPAVLANTSGFVYYVSITGITGSASADARVVGEAVTRIKRHTELPVCVGFGIRTPEAARSIAEHANGAVVGTALVDALRGSLDADDRATAKTVGAVADLAASLAQGVRGAIQAAE; encoded by the coding sequence ATGACCACCCGCATCGACACACGTTTTGCCGAGCTGAAAAAACAGGGCCGCTCGGCCTTCGTTACCTTCCTGATGGCCGGCGATCCCGATCCCACGACCTCGCTCGACATCATCAAGGCGCTGCCGAAAGCAGGCGCCGACATCATCGAGATCGGCATGCCTTTTACCGATCCGATGGCGGACGGTCCGTCGATTCAAGCCGCGGGGTTGCGCGCGCTGAAGGCCGGCATGACCCTGAAGAAGACGCTCGAGATGGTGCACGGGTTTCGCAAGGACGACAACGCCACGCCGCTGGTGCTGATGGGCTATTACAATCCGATCTATATTTATGGTGTCGATAAGTTTCTGGCCGATGCGAAATCGGCCGGCGTTGATGGCCTCATCATTGTCGATCTGCCGCCGGAAGAGGACACGGAGCTGTGTCTGCCGGCGATGAAGGCCGGGCTCAATTTCATCCGGCTGGCGACGCCGACCACCGACGACAAGCGACTGCCCGCGGTGCTCGCGAATACCTCGGGCTTTGTCTATTACGTCTCCATCACCGGTATCACGGGAAGTGCCAGCGCCGACGCCAGGGTCGTTGGCGAGGCGGTCACTCGTATCAAACGCCATACGGAACTGCCTGTATGCGTCGGCTTCGGTATCCGGACGCCGGAGGCCGCCCGCAGTATCGCAGAGCATGCGAACGGCGCGGTGGTGGGCACGGCGCTGGTCGATGCCTTGCGCGGCAGCCTCGACGCGGACGACCGCGCGACGGCCAAGACCGTCGGTGCGGTGGCTGATCTGGCGGCGTCGCTGGCGCAGGGTGTGCGTGGCGCGATACAGGCTGCGGAATAA